The DNA segment ACCGTCGCCGCGCAATTCGCGTTGGTGACAATCGCGCCGCTCCACCCGCGGTTGGCACGCTGACAATCGATCAACTGCAGATGGTCGGCATTTACTTCGGCGATTACGAGCGGGACATCAGCGTCCATGCGAAAATTCTTCGCGTTGCTCAGGACGAATCGGCCGGCCTCGGCGAACGTGCGTTCGGCCTCACCCGCAACCGACGAGTCGAGCGCTGAAAAAACTATCGGCGCTGTCACCTTTGCGGGATCAACGGGGAGGACCGTCATTCCGGCAACGGCCGGGGGCATCGCGCCCTCGAGCCATTTCGCCGCCTCGTCGTAACGCTTGCCAGCACTTCTCTCGGACGCCGCCAGCTCGGCGACCTCGAACCAGGGATGATTCGCCAGCAGCCGAGCGAATGTCTGTCCAACCGTCCCCGTCGCACCAAGGATTGCCACCGGCAACCGCCTGCCGCTAAATGGAACGGGAGCGTTCACGCTGAAAGCAGATGACGCGCGATGCGCTCGTAAGCATCGACGCTCGACCGGAGCTCGTTGATATCGACATACTCGTCCGGGGTGTGCGCAACGTGGATCGAGCCGGGCCCGAACATGAGTGGCGTGCCCCACCGCGAGAGCAGCGGTATGTCCGATGTATAGGCCATTGGTGCGGTGTCGAATCCAGGCACCGTGTGAAAATGTTGAGCGGGGATGTACGACCCAAACTCCACTTCGGCACGGCCCTCCGCCCAGTCGCCGACCATCTTCCGAATCGGCTCTACATCGCCAACGAGGCGAATCATCATCTCTGCTTCTGCATGGGCCGGGATGATATTTGCCGCGGTTCCGCCCCGCAGCACTCCAATGTTCACCGTTGTCTCGCCCAGCACCGGATCGTTGGGAAGTGGCAGTTCCCTGATCGTCGGAAGCAGCTCCAGCATCGGCTCGATTGCCGATTGCCCCAGATGCGGATACGCGGAATGAGCCTCGCGCCCACGCGTGCGGACGATCACGCGCAACGATCCTTTGGCGCCACTGGCAAGCTTGCTCTCAGTGGGTTCGCCGTTCACGAGAAACCGGCTGGTGGGTGAAAGATTGTTGGCGGCACGCGCCCCATCGGAGCCTTTCTCTTCGCCGACGACAAACAGGAGATCGATGCGCCGTTCGCCCGCTTCGACAAGTCTGTCGGCGGTTGCGAGCATCGCGGCGGCAATCCCTTTGGCATCGCAGGCTCCGCGGCCGTACAGCCGGTCGCCCTCCAGCCGCGGGACGAGATGCGGCGCCACCGTATCTAGATGGGTCGAGAGTGTCACACCGCCGCCGTCGCGGGACGCCCAGATGTTTCCTCGCCCCTTCGATACTTCCTGCACCGTGACGTTCCACCCGCGCGCTACGAGCCAGCGGGAAACGAAATCCACCACCGCGCTTTCACTCGACGAGAGGGACGGAATTGCGAGCAGCTCGGCGGCAAGTGCGACAACGTCGGTCATTGCGAGAAGTTACACGAATGCAAAGGCGCGGGCGATGCTGCCCCGCGCCCTTGCATTCAGCGGCTGCGCTGCGGTGCCGCCACAGGATGGCTCAGACGCGCGACGGGCTGGGAATATCCCGCGTTGTGTCGAAGGTCGCGTCGGGCGCAATGTCTCTGACGTGTTCGACAAAGATCTGCTGTACGAGGCGATTGGCCTCACGACTGTAGTCATCATGATCCTTTTCGCCGGTTTCGCCGATCTGCGCCAGCTCCGCGTTGCCGAGAGTTCGTCCCGCATCGCGAAACGTCTTGAAAGTATCTTCGGACTGCCGTGACATGACGATGTCGCCAACAAGTCTCAGGAAATCACTTTCCCGCACTGAGTCGGCAAGATCGCGTGCTTTGCCAAGCATTGCGCCGAGTACTTTCTTCCCCGCGCCGGCTTCAGCACCGA comes from the Gemmatimonadaceae bacterium genome and includes:
- a CDS encoding M20/M25/M40 family metallo-hydrolase, with product MTDVVALAAELLAIPSLSSSESAVVDFVSRWLVARGWNVTVQEVSKGRGNIWASRDGGGVTLSTHLDTVAPHLVPRLEGDRLYGRGACDAKGIAAAMLATADRLVEAGERRIDLLFVVGEEKGSDGARAANNLSPTSRFLVNGEPTESKLASGAKGSLRVIVRTRGREAHSAYPHLGQSAIEPMLELLPTIRELPLPNDPVLGETTVNIGVLRGGTAANIIPAHAEAEMMIRLVGDVEPIRKMVGDWAEGRAEVEFGSYIPAQHFHTVPGFDTAPMAYTSDIPLLSRWGTPLMFGPGSIHVAHTPDEYVDINELRSSVDAYERIARHLLSA